From one Bacteroides fragilis NCTC 9343 genomic stretch:
- the mreC gene encoding rod shape-determining protein MreC has translation MRNLLNFLLKYNHWFLFILLEVISFVLLFRFNHYQHSVYFSSANVVAGKVYEVSGGITSYFHLKSVNEDLLDRIMELEQQNRNLENALVKHLSDSTELNSIRNLSDTDYEIFKARVINNSLNLVDNYITLNRGSKDGIRPEMGVVDGNGVVGIVYETSSHYSRVISVLNSKSSISCKIVGSEYFGYLKWEYGDARYAYLKDLPRHAEFNLGDTVVTSGYSTVFPEGIMIGTVDDMADSNDGLSYLLKVKLATDFGKVSEVRVIARTGQREQKELEQKSLAQ, from the coding sequence ATGCGGAATTTACTGAACTTTCTTTTGAAATATAATCACTGGTTCCTCTTCATTCTGTTGGAGGTGATCAGTTTTGTTTTGTTATTTCGCTTTAACCACTACCAACACAGTGTTTATTTCAGTTCGGCCAATGTAGTTGCCGGCAAAGTATATGAAGTATCCGGTGGAATAACTTCTTATTTCCATCTGAAGTCGGTCAATGAGGATTTATTGGATCGCATCATGGAGTTGGAGCAGCAGAACCGCAATCTGGAGAATGCATTAGTAAAACATCTCTCTGACTCAACCGAGCTGAATAGTATCCGAAACTTGTCGGATACAGACTATGAAATCTTCAAAGCCCGGGTTATCAATAACAGTCTCAATCTGGTAGATAACTACATCACTCTGAATCGGGGATCGAAGGATGGCATCCGTCCTGAGATGGGCGTGGTCGACGGTAATGGGGTGGTCGGCATCGTATATGAAACTTCTTCTCACTATTCCCGGGTGATTTCGGTGTTGAACAGCAAATCCAGCATTAGTTGTAAAATTGTGGGTAGTGAGTATTTCGGTTACCTGAAGTGGGAATATGGAGATGCCCGGTATGCTTATTTGAAAGATTTGCCTCGTCATGCCGAATTCAATTTGGGAGATACAGTTGTGACCAGTGGTTATTCCACGGTTTTTCCTGAAGGTATTATGATTGGTACGGTAGATGATATGGCCGATTCGAATGATGGCCTTTCCTATCTGTTGAAGGTAAAACTGGCAACGGATTTTGGTAAGGTGAGTGAGGTGCGTGTGATTGCAAGAACTGGTCAGAGAGAGCAAAAAGAGTTGGAACAAAAGAGTTTGGCGCAATGA
- the mreD gene encoding rod shape-determining protein MreD yields MIINYIHRVGWFVGLILLQVLILNNVHIAGVATPFLYVYFILKFNSGTSRNELMVWGFCMGLAIDIFSNTPGMNAAATVLLAFLRPLFLRLFTPRDTLDSIVPSLKSMGIASFLKYLVVSVFVHHFMLLTLEFFSFTSIPLLLLRVVSSTILTITCIMAVEGVRR; encoded by the coding sequence ATGATTATCAACTATATACATAGAGTAGGATGGTTTGTCGGTCTGATATTACTTCAGGTGCTGATCTTGAATAATGTGCACATAGCCGGTGTGGCTACTCCTTTTCTATACGTTTATTTTATATTAAAATTTAACTCCGGTACTTCCCGAAACGAATTGATGGTATGGGGTTTCTGTATGGGGCTTGCCATCGATATCTTTTCTAATACCCCGGGTATGAATGCGGCGGCGACAGTACTACTGGCTTTTCTACGTCCGTTGTTTCTTCGCTTGTTTACGCCTCGAGATACTTTGGATAGTATCGTACCTTCGCTGAAAAGTATGGGAATTGCTTCTTTCCTTAAATATTTGGTGGTAAGTGTCTTTGTTCACCATTTTATGTTACTGACTCTTGAGTTCTTCTCATTTACCAGCATACCGTTGTTGCTGTTAAGGGTGGTGTCGAGCACCATTTTGACTATAACCTGTATTATGGCTGTTGAAGGAGTGAGGAGATAG
- a CDS encoding rod shape-determining protein: MGLFSFTQEIAMDLGTANTIIITGGKIVVDEPSVVALDRRTDKMIAVGEKAKLMHEKTHENIRTIRPLRDGVIADFYACEQMMRGLIKQVNTRNRLFSPSLRMVIGVPSGSTEVELRAVRDSAEHAGGRDVYLVFEPMAAAIGIGIDVEAPEGNMIVDIGGGSTEIAVISLGGIVSNNSIRIAGDDLTADIQEYMSRQHNVKVSERMAERIKINVGAALTELGEDAPEDYIVHGPNRITALPMEVPVCYQEVAHCLEKSISKIETAILSALENTPPELYADIVHNGIYLAGGGALLRGLDKRLTDKINIPFHIAEDPLHAVAKGTGVALKNVDRFSFLMR, encoded by the coding sequence ATGGGATTATTCTCTTTTACACAAGAAATAGCAATGGACCTCGGTACGGCCAATACTATCATTATTACCGGTGGTAAGATTGTAGTAGATGAGCCTTCGGTGGTGGCCCTTGACCGTCGGACAGACAAGATGATTGCTGTAGGTGAAAAGGCCAAGCTGATGCACGAAAAGACGCACGAGAATATTCGTACCATCCGCCCGTTGCGCGACGGAGTGATTGCCGACTTCTATGCTTGCGAGCAGATGATGCGCGGACTGATCAAACAGGTAAATACTCGTAACCGCCTTTTCTCTCCATCGCTTCGTATGGTGATCGGAGTGCCTTCGGGTAGTACGGAAGTTGAACTTCGTGCTGTCCGTGACTCTGCCGAACATGCCGGCGGACGTGATGTCTATCTGGTATTTGAACCTATGGCTGCGGCTATCGGTATCGGTATTGATGTAGAAGCACCGGAAGGAAACATGATTGTTGATATAGGTGGTGGTTCTACCGAGATTGCTGTAATTTCATTGGGAGGTATTGTTTCGAACAACTCTATTCGTATAGCGGGAGATGATCTGACTGCCGATATTCAGGAATACATGAGCCGTCAGCATAACGTGAAAGTCAGTGAGCGTATGGCCGAACGTATTAAGATAAATGTGGGTGCTGCTTTGACCGAACTGGGTGAGGATGCTCCTGAAGATTATATCGTTCACGGACCGAACCGTATCACTGCACTTCCGATGGAAGTGCCGGTATGCTACCAGGAAGTGGCACACTGTCTTGAGAAATCAATCTCGAAGATAGAAACAGCTATTCTGAGTGCGTTAGAGAATACACCTCCTGAACTGTATGCCGATATTGTGCATAATGGAATCTATTTGGCCGGTGGTGGAGCGCTGCTTCGTGGCTTGGACAAACGTCTGACTGATAAGATAAATATTCCTTTCCACATTGCAGAAGACCCGTTGCATGCAGTAGCTAAAGGTACAGGGGTTGCATTGAAGAATGTAGACCGTTTCTCATTCTTGATGAGATAA